ACAATATCGGTGATACTGAGTCCCTGCGGATTCTTCTCCAACAGTTCCCTGATCTGAGTGGTGATCTCCCTTGAGAGCGCCATATTGTCCTCGGTTACTGGATTTCTGATGATATAATCATAATGATATTAATAATAGCATCTGTTGGGAATCGTTCCCACATGTTTCAGGTGCGTGACCGGATACCGCTTTCGGTGATCTCGTACTCGAACATAGCACCTTCAGGACGGGACCGGTGTTTGACGAGCCGGGCCCTGCGCAGGCCGGGGCCATCGGCTTTCTCGAGACGGACTATCACTTTCGAGATATGTTCGAGTGCATACCCCCCGAGGCCGTACCAGGTATTCCTGGTAGTGTCCATGTAGACTTGGTTGGTGATGATGACGGGGATCTCGTACCGTTTGGCATAACCGAGAAGATGGATCATCTGTTTTGTGAGGGACTGGAGTGCGTCTCTCCCCTTCTCGAGATCGGTGCGGTAGAGTGCAGTTGCCGAATCCATAATGAGAAGCCGTGGCTTTTGGGTTTTGAGCACTTTCTCCGCTTCGGCAATCACGATACCCTGGTGCTCGAAGTCGAGTGGTTCGAAGAGGAAGAGGCGATCGGCGATCTTCTCTGTATCCTCTCCGGCGATCTGGCGGAATCGCTCGATAGAGAATCCCTCGGTGTCGATATAGACCACCGGGTGTCCGGCCCGGAGGGTGGCGATGGCGGCGACAAGGCAGAGAGTGCTCTTGCCGCTCGCGGGCTCTCCATAGAGCTGGGTTATGGTCCGGTCTTCGAGCCCCCCTCCGAGAAGGACATCGAATACCGGATCCCCGCTGGTCTGGCGTTCCATCTTCATATATCACCGGGTATTACTATGTTCGCCATGCTGATCAGAATGCTGGGATGTACTAGGAGATGGTCTTTGCGATAGAGCCGGGAAGGTGGGTTTCCGGTCATCACCGGGACGACTCAAATCCGACCTGCAGTAAGATGAGCGAAAAATCATGGTACCAGTACAGTCCCGCTCTCCCGTTACAACGAAAGAGAGTTCCCGACCAGATCCTTGACCTGCTTCTCAAGTGCGGCGACCGTCCTGATATCGTGAATTGCATCTGCCTGGTCGACGAGAATCTGCCCGGCAGGAGTGATACCGAGATTGCCCAGGAATGCCCGGATGACCCGGGTGATACAGGTAAAGTTCTCCGTGCCTTGTCTTCCCGCTACAGAGAAGATCAGCCCCCGCTGCCCGGTTCTCCCGCCAAAAAGAACCCGTTCTGCGTGATATGCCTGCATGCGGTCGATGACCAGCTTGAGACCCCCGGTCACGGTCTCGGTATAGACCGGTGAACAGATGATAATGAGCCGGGATCCCCGGATGGCGTCGATGATGCCGGTCATATCATCCGTAAAGACACAGGTCCCGGTATTATAGCACTGGTAGCACCCGATGCAGCAGTGGATGTCCATATCGTGGGGGTAGATCACGTGCACGGTTTTTCCGGCCTCGTGTGCCGCAGCAGCAGCCCACAGGGAGAGGATACCACAATTCCCGTCAGGGCGGG
Above is a window of uncultured Methanoregula sp. DNA encoding:
- the radB gene encoding DNA repair and recombination protein RadB, whose translation is MKMERQTSGDPVFDVLLGGGLEDRTITQLYGEPASGKSTLCLVAAIATLRAGHPVVYIDTEGFSIERFRQIAGEDTEKIADRLFLFEPLDFEHQGIVIAEAEKVLKTQKPRLLIMDSATALYRTDLEKGRDALQSLTKQMIHLLGYAKRYEIPVIITNQVYMDTTRNTWYGLGGYALEHISKVIVRLEKADGPGLRRARLVKHRSRPEGAMFEYEITESGIRSRT
- a CDS encoding flavodoxin family protein translates to MEPVREDLRHAKIGHGTGSCDLNLVREDFSAIYPGMVRYRLSVTRDGRVLALYHTNTYEYSPLSSMTAETAAGLQADTWTEELEQNPDAFIQDTGITGPPRHAAETYDVVILQGSPRPDGNCGILSLWAAAAAHEAGKTVHVIYPHDMDIHCCIGCYQCYNTGTCVFTDDMTGIIDAIRGSRLIIICSPVYTETVTGGLKLVIDRMQAYHAERVLFGGRTGQRGLIFSVAGRQGTENFTCITRVIRAFLGNLGITPAGQILVDQADAIHDIRTVAALEKQVKDLVGNSLSL